Within Candidatus Omnitrophota bacterium, the genomic segment TATCCCCTGAGGGAAGTCCTTCGACCGCGAACTTGACCCCCGACACGCATTTCACGGCCGCATCGGCCTTATCCCTGTATTCTTTTGAGAAAAATATTCCGCATAGCCCGCAATCATCGGCGACACGGGCCAGGTCCGGCGCCGTAGCCGTATTGTTCAGGGGAACAGCGACCGCTCCCGCCTTGCATATGCCGAATATCCAAGCGACGTATTCAAGGGACGTCCGGGACAACAGCCCCACTCTTTCCCCCTTTAGCACGCCGGAGTTCTTCAGAAAAACATGGACGCGTTCAGCCTCTTCCGACACATAGCTATATGTATATTTGGCCCCGTCGTTCCCCGCTTCAACGACCGCAACGTTGTCTGGCCAGGTCCGGGCGGCATGCTCAAGTATGTCATGGACAAGAAATGACATCTCAAGCACCCCCCTTCTTTTTGGATATGTATTTTTCCAGGTTACGTACTGTATCGAAGTTCTCCGGCAGGATCTCCGCCACCTCGACCTTTACCCCATATGCCTTCTGTATGAAAGCCACAAGCTCTATAACGCCTATGGAATCAACTATCCCGAGCTTCAGAAAAGAATCGTCATCCGATATCCTTTTTATCCCCAGACCGGGACTGCCGAGATAGTTCCTGGTGATGAAATCCCTGATGGACTCTCGTATTCCGGACGTCGTCATGTCATCCCCCGTGCCGCAGTTCCTTGCGCAACGCGGCCACTATCTTCTTGTTCTTTTCCCTTTTCAGGTGTTTTATCCCCTCGCTACGCGTCATGTATCCTGAACGCACCAGATATGCGATCTCCGCCGCATAAGGATGGTACCCGTATTTGTGTATATGTTCTTCATCAGCCAGGATGTTCAACCTGCAGTTGGTGGCGTTAAGCTCGACACCTTTCGGCATCTTCCATCCGATCCTCCGGACCGAAGCGAATATCTTCTTTTCATCATACGGTTGGGCGGAAAGCGGATGTATGAACACGGGGAAGACTTTTTTCGAGGTATAGGACTTTTTTTCCAGGAAAAATCTTTCCGCGGCTTTCCCGCACACCTTGATGATAGGCTCTTTGATCGTGGCCTCCATGAACCTGAGGGTCATTGGGGATAACCTCATAACAGAAGACGTCGGGGGCGCCTGGCCGGGGGACCAGCCGAACGCGATCATCGGTATATTTTTTTCTATCGCGGTCTTTAGTGAAGTATATTTTACGAGCCCTATGCAGGAAGTACATACCGCGCTGGCACGTTCCATGGCTTTTGGTGGGAATATGTTCCTCTCCATGGTTCTCCTGAACAGGCCTTTCAGCAATCGTGGACTGGGCTTGAACCATATGTGGTCGACATCCAACGCATCCGTTACTACCTCGATGTTCCTGCGCGCTCCGGACGCCAGGAAACCATTGTCGAACGTGAACGCAAGTACTTTGAGCCCGTACCTGCGACGCAGGAGTTCAAGGGTATAAGTGCTGTCCTTCCCGCCACTATAACACAAAAGCACATCGTACGAGGATCGTCCTTTCAGACCGTTTATCGTGTCCCCCAGCCGCTTCTTTTCGGTTTTCAGGATACGGGCAAGAGCCCCTTTATCCTTGACCCGTTCCTGGCATAGGGAGCATACCCCACTCGGGCTAAAGGATACGTTCGGGAAATTTTCCGGCAATACGCATACAGCACACCTGTTTACCCGTTCTCTATTCTTCATGTTCCCCGCTCTCCTTATCTCGCATTATATCAAGGTATGGCTGGAAGATATCGTTCTTGAAATATTCTGTGTATAACTCTGATCCTCTTGTGTTCAGGTGGGTAGAATCACAGAAATACCTGTTCTCGAGCGTCAGGATAGGCTCGGAAAGAAAATAAGCCTTAGGGTACTCGCTCTTCAGCCCGTCATAGAACCCGATATAATCCGCGTTGAAGCCAAGATCTTCCAG encodes:
- a CDS encoding acyl carrier protein, translating into MTTSGIRESIRDFITRNYLGSPGLGIKRISDDDSFLKLGIVDSIGVIELVAFIQKAYGVKVEVAEILPENFDTVRNLEKYISKKKGGA